The sequence CCGACGACTATCGCCGAGCCGCCCTCGGTGGTCAGTCCGTTTTCCGCAACCAGCACCCGCTCGAAGCGGGGCTCGCCGTAGTAGCGCTCCGCGATCGATGCCAGGGTTTCGCCTTGTCGTACGATGTGTACGATCGCGTTGTGCGCTTGCGCTGGGATCGACGTGGTCAGCCACAGACCGATCACGACGATGGCCGCGGC comes from Pseudomonadota bacterium and encodes:
- a CDS encoding LysM peptidoglycan-binding domain-containing protein; amino-acid sequence: MRTTSASSTSAAAIVVIGLWLTTSIPAQAHNAIVHIVRQGETLASIAERYYGEPRFERVLVAENGLTTEGGSAIVVG